The following proteins are co-located in the Paludibaculum fermentans genome:
- the sthA gene encoding Si-specific NAD(P)(+) transhydrogenase — MQEYDAIVIGSGPAGEKGAATAAALGKRVAMIEKNTALGGASTNTGTLPSKTLRETALALTGMRARNLYGVDLSLRREANIRDVMYHETQVKARERARVLDNIRQRGVDLYAGAARFLDANTIETGRIQLRAEKILIATGSSPFRPPEFKFEDDRIHDSDELLEIESIPKSLAVIGAGVIGTEYACTFAALGCDVHLLDGRDSLLPFLDREISLALEKALSLDLRIQFHKNEMVKCCDSEQPGQIHLGCASGLKLSVDQVLVAAGRSSNTASLNLEAAGVTLGKRGIIPVNEQYQTNIPHIYAAGDVVGFPALSSTSAAQGRLAMGHAFGFLERSRMAALLPTGIYTIPEISMVGETEETLKAKSIEYLVGRANYSENARGQIIGDCKGFLKLLFRKSDLKLLGVHVIGELASELAHTGMMVMLADGGAELLERACFNYPTLGDLYETATHDVVLQCDLETRQSMQGD, encoded by the coding sequence ATGCAAGAGTACGACGCGATCGTAATTGGCTCGGGTCCGGCTGGGGAAAAAGGAGCGGCCACCGCGGCGGCGCTAGGCAAGCGTGTCGCCATGATCGAGAAAAACACGGCCCTCGGTGGCGCTTCCACCAACACCGGAACCCTGCCTAGCAAGACGCTGCGGGAAACGGCACTCGCCTTGACCGGCATGCGCGCCCGCAACCTCTACGGCGTCGACCTCTCGCTGCGTCGCGAGGCCAACATCCGCGACGTCATGTATCACGAGACCCAGGTGAAGGCGCGCGAACGTGCCCGCGTCCTCGACAACATCCGCCAGCGCGGCGTCGACCTCTATGCCGGAGCCGCCCGCTTCCTCGACGCCAACACCATCGAAACCGGCCGCATCCAACTGCGCGCCGAAAAGATCCTCATCGCTACCGGCTCCTCCCCCTTCCGTCCGCCGGAGTTCAAGTTCGAAGACGACCGCATCCACGACTCCGACGAACTGCTGGAGATCGAGTCGATCCCCAAGTCGCTCGCAGTCATCGGCGCCGGCGTCATCGGCACCGAGTACGCCTGCACCTTCGCGGCCCTCGGCTGCGACGTACATCTGCTGGACGGTCGCGATTCACTCCTGCCCTTTCTCGACCGCGAAATCTCGCTCGCGCTGGAAAAGGCCCTCTCCCTGGACCTGCGCATCCAATTCCACAAAAACGAAATGGTGAAGTGCTGCGACTCGGAGCAGCCCGGCCAGATCCATCTGGGATGCGCGTCGGGCCTGAAGCTCTCAGTGGACCAGGTGCTCGTCGCCGCCGGACGCAGCAGCAACACCGCCAGCTTGAATCTCGAGGCGGCGGGCGTCACCCTCGGCAAGCGCGGCATCATCCCCGTGAACGAGCAATACCAGACCAACATTCCCCACATCTACGCCGCCGGAGACGTCGTCGGCTTCCCTGCCCTCTCTTCCACCAGCGCCGCCCAGGGCCGTCTCGCCATGGGCCATGCGTTCGGCTTTCTCGAGAGGTCGCGCATGGCCGCCCTGCTGCCCACCGGCATCTACACGATCCCCGAAATCAGCATGGTCGGCGAAACCGAGGAGACCCTCAAGGCGAAGAGCATCGAGTACCTCGTCGGCCGCGCCAACTATTCAGAGAACGCCCGTGGCCAGATCATCGGCGACTGCAAAGGCTTCCTCAAGCTCCTGTTCCGCAAGTCCGACCTGAAGCTCCTCGGCGTACACGTCATCGGCGAACTCGCCTCGGAACTCGCCCACACCGGCATGATGGTGATGCTCGCTGACGGCGGCGCCGAACTGCTGGAGCGCGCCTGCTTCAACTACCCCACCCTCGGCGATCTCTACGAGACCGCCACCCATGACGTCGTCCTCCAATGTGACCTGGAGACCCGGCAGAGTATGCAGGGTGACTGA
- a CDS encoding YdcF family protein yields the protein MQPRSLIFGLILGCLPLYALEPVTAAKTPLAMGADPVRDKNFWLLSALERDARTREAIAADPVLKQLLDSKQQALRAADKACPATPTAAAECYAQPMRWPPAEIDQVSTALRALYAANPYLRFFTGTTLRRSGLYQKYQSNPGPDMLASAWQDCAQGINRMLDLYALGQKPRYAQIDSAAYDVKSAAFGRLIQTAASLVIEDRLPESKLFFQPSLDFALEVLRLHRRDEAGRHEPLDLGENRAALARIRTIPWAKYPWTVIVVPGSGTESVSVRMSPAGRMRCELAAKRYLDHKAPLILVSGGYVHPNQTPWAEAIEMKRLLVEELHIPAGAILIDPHARHTTTNLRNAARLMYRYGIPFGKPALITTDEFQSASIESPVFTARCKLELGYVPHRVIKRVSRFDLEFLPLTDSLQADNTEPLDP from the coding sequence GTGCAACCCAGATCCCTGATCTTTGGCCTGATCCTCGGCTGCCTTCCGCTCTACGCGCTGGAGCCCGTCACCGCCGCCAAGACTCCGCTCGCCATGGGCGCCGATCCCGTCCGCGACAAAAACTTCTGGCTGCTCTCCGCCCTCGAAAGGGACGCCCGTACTCGCGAGGCCATAGCCGCTGACCCTGTCCTCAAACAACTGCTGGACAGCAAACAGCAGGCGCTCCGGGCCGCGGACAAGGCCTGCCCCGCCACCCCCACCGCGGCCGCCGAATGCTACGCCCAGCCGATGCGGTGGCCCCCCGCTGAGATCGACCAGGTTTCCACCGCGTTACGCGCCCTCTACGCCGCCAACCCATATCTCCGCTTCTTCACCGGCACCACCCTGCGCCGCAGCGGCCTCTACCAGAAGTATCAATCCAACCCCGGACCCGACATGCTCGCCTCCGCCTGGCAGGACTGCGCCCAGGGCATCAACCGCATGCTCGACCTCTACGCCCTGGGCCAGAAACCGCGTTATGCCCAGATCGACTCCGCTGCCTACGACGTCAAGTCCGCCGCCTTCGGCCGCCTCATCCAAACCGCCGCCTCCCTGGTCATCGAAGACCGCCTGCCCGAGTCGAAACTGTTCTTCCAACCCTCGCTCGACTTCGCCCTCGAGGTCCTCCGCCTCCACCGCCGCGACGAGGCCGGCCGGCACGAGCCTCTTGACCTCGGCGAGAACCGCGCTGCCCTCGCCCGTATCCGCACCATCCCCTGGGCGAAGTACCCCTGGACCGTCATCGTCGTGCCCGGCTCCGGCACTGAGAGCGTCAGCGTCCGCATGTCCCCCGCGGGCCGCATGCGTTGCGAACTCGCGGCCAAACGCTACCTCGACCACAAAGCCCCGCTCATCCTGGTCTCCGGCGGCTATGTCCACCCCAACCAGACCCCGTGGGCCGAAGCGATCGAGATGAAGCGCCTGCTGGTGGAGGAACTCCACATCCCCGCCGGCGCAATCCTCATCGATCCGCACGCGCGTCACACCACCACCAACCTTCGCAACGCGGCCCGCCTCATGTACCGCTACGGCATCCCGTTTGGAAAACCGGCTCTCATCACCACCGATGAGTTCCAGAGCGCTTCCATCGAAAGCCCTGTTTTCACGGCCCGCTGCAAGCTGGAACTTGGCTACGTCCCCCACCGGGTCATCAAACGCGTCTCGCGCTTCGACCTCGAGTTCCTCCCCCTGACCGACTCCCTGCAGGCAGATAACACCGAACCGCTCGACCCGTAA
- a CDS encoding TonB-dependent receptor, whose protein sequence is MAVLPFAYSQTITGQITGRLVDAGGSVIIGAKVQLANDLTKQVREFSTDSNGTFIFTNVVPGNYSLRVAQPGFKTYEQKGLNVAGLERVALPEIALQVGDVSTSVEVQAQAVHVATDSSDRRVSVTTTQIEDTVTKGRNYMALMGTLPGVQDLNQNDSRGWGTGSPTIMGGQSGQKMLTLDGAAAQDSGNRDFGYIAPSVDAIGEVQVLTANFNAEYGARSGGQMNVMIKSGTNSFHGTGYAFLRHEKLNANEFFNNKTGVARPRYRYQNVGGTIGGPFIIPGTNFNKDHNKLFWFFSYDYLHTKNVTAPNRYTMPTALERTGDFSATTTTTGTVIPIKDPLSGAQFPGNKIPSSRLDRTGLAMMNLFPLPNTTDPTGQRQYNAEFVNPFTQPRHDRILRVDYPISSKTTSYVRLLQDYTGNDGYGQILGALGDGWRQFPHGYDIPSAGAVAAIIHTFRPNLINETSWGINRGHQMNTPTDPELYKNSQLPFTDAAGTIPLTRLSASNYLNLRPAINLGFPNSFNAQSAGLAITNGPQYGFDSRWPFDGTDQLQTISNNLTWVKGRHNLKMGIYLERMSRNVSVYSTYNIAGTYYFGSDTASPVDTNYPYSNMATGAFFAYGEDSVKQVNHSRYTQVDWFIQDSWKVSSRLTFDLGMRFQRMGALHTDGQRLGLFDTSVYSAAKAGQPLYPAMQDGKKVSINPSTGAVYPYVLQGTFDPKSFSGSPFSGVKDYKGSFWNTPPITLGPRVGFAYDVFGNGKMAVRGGFGIFYDRAYTVDYIGAQGVGTGPLAAPPDFLAPILLNTTFSAMQGQQSLFTPQNIQGGSPDHLPPTTYNWSFGIQQDIGWGLILDVAYVGNSYHHGYNYNWEDLNAVRPFTTWTPQGGTNKTFVDPTSSSGALYSTNLIRSMTGLKGVGQVPVFMNVGASNYNSLQLQVNRRIGRKLTFSTNYTWSKTLLYAHQQFTDDALTKNVTSNRPHAFNANFGYSLPTLPSASRLVKQITDGWRFTGTAQIFSGAAMAPSCGYTANPVGWPNGTPTGGVLFRCQMTDATMNGVWLPSGAKPSDVGSTADPKLWYPMNVNNFVLPTINSTFAGRGIQGNMPPTLTYGPGLELFNLSLLKEFRFSEAKRLEFKIETINALNHFNPANPNMTITRNYTTGVNTNSAFGTIQGTQYNSRRAILSLRYVF, encoded by the coding sequence ATGGCAGTGTTGCCATTCGCATACTCCCAAACGATCACAGGTCAGATCACTGGCCGCCTGGTGGATGCGGGCGGTTCGGTCATCATCGGCGCAAAAGTTCAGCTCGCCAACGACCTGACAAAACAAGTGCGTGAGTTCAGCACTGATTCGAACGGCACTTTCATCTTTACCAACGTCGTACCGGGCAACTACAGTCTGCGTGTAGCCCAGCCCGGCTTCAAAACCTACGAGCAGAAGGGCCTCAACGTGGCCGGCCTGGAAAGGGTCGCGCTGCCGGAGATCGCACTGCAAGTGGGCGATGTCAGCACGTCGGTGGAAGTGCAGGCCCAGGCGGTTCACGTGGCAACCGACAGTTCCGATCGCCGTGTCAGCGTAACCACCACCCAGATTGAAGATACGGTCACCAAGGGCAGAAACTACATGGCGCTGATGGGCACTTTGCCCGGCGTCCAGGATCTGAACCAGAATGACTCACGCGGATGGGGCACCGGCAGTCCGACCATCATGGGCGGACAGTCCGGCCAGAAGATGTTGACGCTCGACGGCGCGGCGGCCCAGGATTCGGGCAACCGTGACTTCGGCTACATCGCACCCAGCGTCGACGCCATCGGCGAAGTCCAGGTGCTGACGGCGAACTTCAATGCCGAGTACGGCGCGCGCTCCGGCGGTCAGATGAACGTCATGATCAAGAGCGGCACCAACTCATTCCACGGCACAGGCTACGCCTTCCTGCGGCATGAAAAACTGAACGCCAACGAGTTCTTTAACAATAAGACCGGCGTCGCCCGCCCACGTTACCGCTATCAGAACGTCGGCGGCACCATCGGCGGACCGTTCATCATCCCGGGCACGAATTTCAATAAGGACCACAATAAACTCTTCTGGTTCTTCTCCTACGACTACCTGCACACCAAGAACGTCACGGCACCCAACCGCTATACGATGCCTACGGCCCTGGAACGCACAGGCGACTTCTCCGCTACCACCACCACCACAGGCACGGTCATCCCCATTAAGGACCCGCTCTCCGGCGCACAGTTCCCCGGCAACAAGATTCCTTCCTCGCGTCTCGACCGCACCGGTCTAGCGATGATGAATCTCTTCCCGCTGCCGAACACCACGGATCCCACCGGACAGCGCCAGTACAACGCGGAGTTCGTCAACCCCTTCACCCAGCCGCGGCACGATCGCATCCTGCGCGTCGATTATCCCATCAGCTCCAAGACCACGTCCTATGTCCGTCTGTTGCAGGACTACACTGGCAACGACGGCTACGGCCAGATTCTCGGCGCCCTGGGCGATGGCTGGCGGCAGTTCCCACACGGCTACGACATCCCGTCGGCTGGCGCCGTGGCCGCCATCATTCACACCTTCCGTCCGAATCTGATCAACGAAACCAGCTGGGGCATCAACCGCGGCCACCAGATGAATACGCCGACCGATCCGGAACTCTACAAGAACAGCCAACTCCCGTTCACTGATGCCGCGGGCACCATCCCGCTCACGCGGTTGTCGGCTTCGAACTACCTCAACCTGCGGCCCGCCATCAACCTGGGCTTCCCGAACTCCTTCAATGCGCAGTCGGCCGGCCTCGCGATTACCAACGGTCCGCAGTACGGGTTCGACAGCCGCTGGCCGTTCGACGGCACTGACCAGTTGCAGACCATCAGCAACAACCTCACCTGGGTCAAGGGCCGCCACAACCTGAAGATGGGCATCTACCTCGAACGGATGTCGCGCAATGTCAGCGTCTACTCGACGTACAACATCGCCGGCACCTACTACTTCGGCTCCGACACGGCGAGCCCAGTGGATACCAACTATCCGTACTCCAACATGGCCACCGGCGCCTTCTTCGCATACGGCGAAGACAGCGTGAAGCAGGTCAACCACTCCCGCTATACCCAGGTGGACTGGTTCATTCAGGATAGCTGGAAGGTCTCCTCCCGCCTGACCTTCGATCTCGGCATGCGCTTCCAGCGGATGGGGGCCCTCCACACCGACGGCCAGCGCCTGGGCTTGTTCGACACCTCCGTCTACAGCGCGGCCAAAGCGGGCCAGCCCCTCTACCCGGCGATGCAGGACGGCAAGAAGGTCTCCATCAACCCGTCCACCGGCGCGGTTTACCCCTACGTGCTGCAAGGCACCTTCGATCCGAAGAGCTTCTCCGGGTCTCCATTCAGTGGCGTTAAGGATTACAAAGGCAGCTTCTGGAATACGCCGCCCATCACGCTGGGCCCGCGCGTCGGCTTCGCCTACGACGTGTTCGGCAACGGCAAGATGGCGGTCCGTGGCGGCTTCGGTATCTTCTACGACCGTGCCTACACCGTCGACTACATTGGCGCCCAGGGCGTCGGCACCGGCCCACTGGCCGCTCCGCCCGACTTCCTCGCCCCCATCCTGTTGAACACCACCTTCTCAGCCATGCAGGGGCAACAGAGCCTCTTCACGCCGCAGAACATCCAGGGCGGCTCCCCCGATCACCTGCCGCCGACCACCTACAACTGGAGCTTCGGCATCCAGCAGGATATCGGCTGGGGCTTGATTCTTGACGTCGCCTATGTAGGCAACTCCTACCACCACGGCTACAACTACAACTGGGAAGACCTGAACGCAGTTCGGCCCTTCACCACCTGGACTCCGCAGGGCGGCACCAACAAGACGTTCGTCGATCCGACGAGCTCCAGTGGAGCTCTCTACAGCACGAACCTCATCCGCTCCATGACCGGCCTGAAGGGCGTGGGCCAGGTTCCGGTCTTCATGAACGTCGGCGCTTCGAACTACAATTCGCTGCAACTGCAGGTCAACCGCCGCATCGGCCGCAAACTGACCTTCAGTACGAACTACACCTGGTCCAAGACACTGCTCTATGCGCACCAGCAGTTCACTGACGACGCACTCACCAAGAACGTCACCAGCAACCGCCCTCACGCCTTCAACGCCAACTTCGGCTATTCGCTGCCCACCCTGCCCAGCGCCAGCCGGCTGGTGAAGCAGATCACCGATGGCTGGCGCTTCACCGGCACCGCGCAGATCTTCTCCGGAGCCGCCATGGCGCCCAGTTGCGGCTACACCGCCAACCCTGTCGGCTGGCCCAACGGCACGCCCACCGGCGGCGTCCTGTTCCGCTGCCAGATGACGGATGCCACCATGAACGGCGTCTGGCTGCCCAGCGGCGCCAAGCCGTCTGATGTGGGCTCCACCGCGGATCCCAAGCTGTGGTACCCGATGAACGTCAACAACTTCGTGTTGCCCACCATCAACTCCACCTTCGCCGGCCGCGGCATCCAGGGCAACATGCCCCCAACGCTGACCTACGGCCCGGGCCTCGAACTGTTCAACCTGTCCCTGTTGAAGGAATTCCGCTTCTCCGAAGCAAAGCGCTTGGAATTCAAGATCGAGACGATCAACGCCTTGAATCACTTCAATCCGGCCAACCCGAACATGACCATCACCCGCAACTACACCACCGGCGTCAACACCAACTCCGCCTTCGGCACCATCCAGGGCACGCAGTACAACAGCCGCCGCGCCATCCTGTCGCTGCGGTATGTGTTCTAG
- a CDS encoding alpha/beta hydrolase — MRRISGWLASALAAASMMASAQTPAVPGQTVPPVRMAPPKAGVCPLPILPALPAMDDASFYAQKDVPHGKVEQVQYKNFAAADKRLHVYLPPGYEQNPTTRYPVLYLNHGGGGDDSKWSATGASGGSAHLILDNLIAAGKAKPMLVVMPSTRGCASATPSAPGKDDACTQEFLKDIIPMIDARYRTRAHRASRALAGLSMGGFVVLHTGMPHLDTFSELYVYSSGHINESTLKQFEDNFAPVLKDPATNDLFRVPYYMAAGETDIALKNGQKVMALFNQNGIRNFWVLSSGGHEWANWRRYLHQTAQIMFPDCGGQ, encoded by the coding sequence ATGCGCAGGATCTCCGGTTGGCTCGCTTCCGCCCTGGCGGCAGCTTCGATGATGGCGTCCGCACAGACGCCGGCGGTGCCGGGCCAGACAGTGCCGCCCGTCCGCATGGCGCCACCGAAAGCAGGAGTCTGCCCCCTGCCTATCCTCCCGGCGTTGCCTGCCATGGACGACGCCTCGTTCTATGCGCAGAAGGATGTGCCCCACGGCAAGGTGGAGCAAGTGCAGTACAAGAACTTCGCCGCCGCCGACAAACGCCTGCACGTCTACCTGCCGCCCGGCTACGAGCAGAACCCGACAACGCGCTACCCCGTCCTCTACCTGAACCACGGCGGCGGCGGCGACGACTCCAAATGGTCCGCCACCGGAGCAAGCGGCGGCAGTGCCCATCTCATCCTCGACAATCTTATTGCAGCGGGCAAGGCAAAACCAATGCTCGTCGTGATGCCCAGCACCCGGGGCTGCGCCAGCGCCACTCCATCGGCCCCCGGCAAAGACGACGCCTGCACCCAGGAGTTCCTGAAGGACATTATTCCGATGATCGACGCCCGCTACCGCACCCGCGCCCACCGTGCCAGCCGTGCCTTGGCCGGCCTCTCCATGGGCGGCTTCGTGGTATTGCACACAGGCATGCCGCACCTCGACACCTTCAGCGAACTCTATGTCTACAGCTCCGGCCACATCAACGAGTCCACCCTCAAACAGTTCGAGGACAACTTCGCGCCGGTCCTGAAGGATCCGGCCACCAACGACCTGTTCCGCGTGCCGTACTACATGGCCGCCGGCGAGACCGACATCGCCCTCAAAAACGGCCAGAAGGTGATGGCGCTCTTCAACCAGAACGGAATTCGCAACTTCTGGGTGCTCAGCTCCGGCGGCCACGAATGGGCCAACTGGCGGCGCTACCTCCACCAAACCGCGCAGATCATGTTTCCCGATTGCGGCGGCCAGTAG